A section of the Salmo salar chromosome ssa05, Ssal_v3.1, whole genome shotgun sequence genome encodes:
- the LOC106605666 gene encoding cornifelin homolog A isoform X1, whose amino-acid sequence MEKKEACKSGYGVCDRAVMSQPSTPAKWNSRILDCCIDRRVCLCGTFCSMCLACQMAERYGECFCLPLLPTTMLMMRTSMRERYNIPGSLIDDWAVHMFCGPCALCQMAREMKHQLG is encoded by the exons ATGGAGAAAAAAGAAG CCTGCAAATCTGGATATGGAGTGTGTGATAGAGCAGTAATGAGTCAACCCAGTACTCCGGCAAAGTGGAACTCAAGGATTCTAGACTGTTGCATTGACAGGAGAGTCT GTTTGTGTGGTACCTTCTGTTCAATGTGCCTAGCCTGTCAGATGGCTGAGAGGTATGGTGAATGCTTCTGTCTCCCCCTGCTGCCAACAACTATGCTGATGATGCGCACATcaatgagagagagatacaacatCCCG GGCAGCTTAATTGATGACTGGGCAGTGCACATGTTCTGTGGACCCTGTGCTCTATGTCAGATGGCAAGAGAGATGAAACACCAGCTGGGTTGA
- the LOC106605666 gene encoding cornifelin homolog A isoform X2, translated as MSQPSTPAKWNSRILDCCIDRRVCLCGTFCSMCLACQMAERYGECFCLPLLPTTMLMMRTSMRERYNIPGSLIDDWAVHMFCGPCALCQMAREMKHQLG; from the exons ATGAGTCAACCCAGTACTCCGGCAAAGTGGAACTCAAGGATTCTAGACTGTTGCATTGACAGGAGAGTCT GTTTGTGTGGTACCTTCTGTTCAATGTGCCTAGCCTGTCAGATGGCTGAGAGGTATGGTGAATGCTTCTGTCTCCCCCTGCTGCCAACAACTATGCTGATGATGCGCACATcaatgagagagagatacaacatCCCG GGCAGCTTAATTGATGACTGGGCAGTGCACATGTTCTGTGGACCCTGTGCTCTATGTCAGATGGCAAGAGAGATGAAACACCAGCTGGGTTGA
- the LOC106605633 gene encoding transmembrane protein 147: MTLFHFGNCFALAYFPYFITYKCSGLSEYNAFWRCVQAGATYLFVQLCKMLFLATFFPTWEGGAGVYDFVGEFMKATVDLADLLGLHLVMSRNAGKGEYKIMVAAMGWATAELVMSRCIPLWVGARGIEFDWKYIQMSFDSNISLVHYIAMAAVVWMFTRYDLPKSFRLPVTVLLGLCVYKAFLMELFVHVFLLGSWTALLVKAVLTGSISLCSLFLFVTLVHSN, translated from the exons ATGACGCTATTTCATTTCGGGAATTGCTTTGCCTTGGCTTATTTTCCCTACTTTATAACCTACAAATGCAGTGGATT ATCagaatacaatgcattctggAGATGTGTTCAAGCAGGAGCTACCTACCTATTTGTGCAGCTATGCAAG ATGCTATTTCTGGCCACATTTTTCCCTACATGGGAGGGAGGAGCTGGCGTGTATGACTTTGTTGGTGAGTTTATGAAGGCTACGGTGGACCTAGCTGACCTTCTGGGCCTGCATCTGGTCATGTCCAGAAATGCAGGGAAGGGAGAGTACAAGATCATGGTGGCAGCGATGGGATGGGCCACAGCAGAGCTCGTTATGTCAAG GTGTATACCTCTGTGGGTGGGTGccagaggcattgagtttgactGGAAGTACATACAGATGAGCTTCGACTCCAACATCAGCCTG GTGCACTATATCGCCATGGCAGCAGTGGTGTGGATGTTCACGCGGTACGACCTCCCGAAGAGCTTCCGTCTGCCTGTGACTGTACTGCTAGGGCTGTGTGTATACAAGGCCTTCCTCATGGA GTTGTTTGTCCATGTGTTCCTGCTGGGGAGCTGGACAGCCCTCCTGGTGAAGGCGGTGCTCACTGGATccatctccctctgttctctcttcctcttcgtCACACTGGTGCACAGCAACTGA
- the LOC123723662 gene encoding glyceraldehyde-3-phosphate dehydrogenase isoform X2, translated as MSDLCVGINGFGRIGRLVLRACLQKGIKVVAINDPFIDLQYMVYMFKYDSTHGRYKGEVSMEDGKLIVDDHSISVFQCMKPHEIPWGNAGADYVVESTGVFLSIDKASSHIQGGAKRVVVSAPSPDAPMFVMGVNEDKYDPSSMTIVSNASCTTNCLAPLAKVIHDNFGIEEALMTTVHAYTATQKTVDGPSAKAWRDGRGAHQNIIPASTGAAKAVGKVIPELNGKLTGMAFRVPVADVSVVDLTCRLSRPGSYAEIKAAVKKAAEGPMKGYLGYTEDSVVSSDFIGDTHSSIFDAGAGISLNDNFVKLISWYDNEFGYSHRVADLLLYMHSKE; from the exons attTGGCCGCATTGGCCGCCTGGTCCTCAGGGCCTGCCTGCAGAAGGGAATCAAAGTCGTTGCCATCAACGATCCCTTCATCGACCTGCAGTACATG GTTTACATGTTCAAGTATGACTCCACCCACGGCCGTTACAAGGGTGAGGTGAGCATGGAGGACGGGAAGCTGATTGTGGACGACCACTCCATCTCCGTATTCCAGTG TATGAAGCCCCATGAGATCCCATGGGGTAACGCCGGTGCCGATTACGTCGTTGAGTCCACCGGAGTCTTCCTCAGCATTGACAAGGCCTCT TCCCACATCCAGGGTGGTGCCAAGCGGGTGGTTGTATCTGCCCCCTCCCCCGACGCCCCCATGTTCGTCATGGGAGTCAACGAGGACAAGTACGACCCCTCCAGCATGACCATCGTCAG CAATGCATCTTGCACAACTAACTGCCTGGCCCCCCTGGCTAAGGTCATCCACGACAACTTCGGCATCGAGGAGGCCCTCATG ACCACAGTCCACGCCTACACCGCCACCCAAAAGACGGTGGACGGCCCCTCTGCCAAGGCATGGCGCGATGGCCGTGGTGCCCACCAGAACATCATCCCTGCCTCCACCGGAGCTGCCAAGGCTGTGGGCAAGGTCATCCCTGAGCTCAACGG caagCTGACTGGCATGGCCTTCCGTGTGCCCGTGGCTGACGTGTCAGTGGTGGACCTAACCTGCCGCCTGTCCCGGCCCGGCAGCTATGCTGAGATCAAGGCGGCTGTCAAGAAGGCCGCCGAAGGACCCATGAAGGGATACCTGGGATACACTGAGGACTCT GTTGTGTCTTCTGACTTCATTGGAGACACCCACTCCTCCATCTTTGATGCTGGCGCCGGCATCTCCCTCAACGACAACTTCGTCAAACTCATTTCCTG GTATGACAATGAGTTCGGCTACAGCCACCGCGTCGCTGACCTGTTGCTGTACATGCATTCTAAGGAGTAA
- the LOC123723662 gene encoding glyceraldehyde-3-phosphate dehydrogenase isoform X1: MPGNVENASGFTTTTQSTATMSDLCVGINGFGRIGRLVLRACLQKGIKVVAINDPFIDLQYMVYMFKYDSTHGRYKGEVSMEDGKLIVDDHSISVFQCMKPHEIPWGNAGADYVVESTGVFLSIDKASSHIQGGAKRVVVSAPSPDAPMFVMGVNEDKYDPSSMTIVSNASCTTNCLAPLAKVIHDNFGIEEALMTTVHAYTATQKTVDGPSAKAWRDGRGAHQNIIPASTGAAKAVGKVIPELNGKLTGMAFRVPVADVSVVDLTCRLSRPGSYAEIKAAVKKAAEGPMKGYLGYTEDSVVSSDFIGDTHSSIFDAGAGISLNDNFVKLISWYDNEFGYSHRVADLLLYMHSKE; the protein is encoded by the exons attTGGCCGCATTGGCCGCCTGGTCCTCAGGGCCTGCCTGCAGAAGGGAATCAAAGTCGTTGCCATCAACGATCCCTTCATCGACCTGCAGTACATG GTTTACATGTTCAAGTATGACTCCACCCACGGCCGTTACAAGGGTGAGGTGAGCATGGAGGACGGGAAGCTGATTGTGGACGACCACTCCATCTCCGTATTCCAGTG TATGAAGCCCCATGAGATCCCATGGGGTAACGCCGGTGCCGATTACGTCGTTGAGTCCACCGGAGTCTTCCTCAGCATTGACAAGGCCTCT TCCCACATCCAGGGTGGTGCCAAGCGGGTGGTTGTATCTGCCCCCTCCCCCGACGCCCCCATGTTCGTCATGGGAGTCAACGAGGACAAGTACGACCCCTCCAGCATGACCATCGTCAG CAATGCATCTTGCACAACTAACTGCCTGGCCCCCCTGGCTAAGGTCATCCACGACAACTTCGGCATCGAGGAGGCCCTCATG ACCACAGTCCACGCCTACACCGCCACCCAAAAGACGGTGGACGGCCCCTCTGCCAAGGCATGGCGCGATGGCCGTGGTGCCCACCAGAACATCATCCCTGCCTCCACCGGAGCTGCCAAGGCTGTGGGCAAGGTCATCCCTGAGCTCAACGG caagCTGACTGGCATGGCCTTCCGTGTGCCCGTGGCTGACGTGTCAGTGGTGGACCTAACCTGCCGCCTGTCCCGGCCCGGCAGCTATGCTGAGATCAAGGCGGCTGTCAAGAAGGCCGCCGAAGGACCCATGAAGGGATACCTGGGATACACTGAGGACTCT GTTGTGTCTTCTGACTTCATTGGAGACACCCACTCCTCCATCTTTGATGCTGGCGCCGGCATCTCCCTCAACGACAACTTCGTCAAACTCATTTCCTG GTATGACAATGAGTTCGGCTACAGCCACCGCGTCGCTGACCTGTTGCTGTACATGCATTCTAAGGAGTAA